The nucleotide sequence TTTCAGAAATTCACTGCCCACAGTTACACTCCGTTCAAGTTCCTGACTCAGAACTTGGATCACATTTTGGAGTTCTACTGGATAGCATGGAAGGTTCTGATGTAACTTTTGACATTTCTGGCGAGAGGTTTCAAGCTCATAAACTAGTACTGGCTGCTCGATCTCCATTTTTCAAGTCTACGTTTTTCAATGAGTTTGAAGCAAACAATTCAGAGGTTACTATAAACGATTtggaacctagggtttttaAGGTACATCATTGGTGGTTATTTTTTACTTGTTCCTGTTTGTTCAGATTGTATCTTATCTTATGTTTATGCTCTGTTCCTTCCAGGCTTTGCTACATTTTATGTATAAAGATTCTCTACCAGAAGATGTTGAGCCTGCGACAACCTATACATTTGAGCGCTTAAAGCTGTCAGACATATACGAGACATTGATCGTAAAGCTATTAGCAGCAGCGGACAAGTACGACCTTAATAGGCTCAGGTTGTTGTGTGAAGCTCACATCTGCAAGGGTGTATCAGTCAAATCCGTCGCCAAGATCTTAGCGTTGGCCGACAGATATAATGCTAAGGAACTAAAAGGCGTGTGCCTAACATTTACTGCGGAGAACTTAGCAGGTATGCCTCtatattacttttttaaattgtttttaatatcagAAACTATGCAATTGAAGTGTATGATGGTCTCGCTAAAGCTACCGGATCGTCTGTTGTGTTTAATTTGGTGGGTGCCTTGGATTTTGCAGCTGTCCTGGAGACAGACGCTTACAAACAGATGAAGGATGAATGTGTGACCCTCCAGTCCGAGCTTCTGAAGGCGGTGGCTGGTCAGGAGGAAGGCAGTAACAGCACTGGAGGAGCAAAGTCTCAGAGCGTGTGGGCTCAACTTTCTGACGGTGGTGGCGATACCAGCAGCCGACATGTTAGACAGCGAACCACTTAGATCATCACTATCCATTTTCTCAGGTAGTAGCCATAGAGAGGGTATATagctgttttctttttctgtattcaaaaaaaaaaatatataattatatatgatcCTAAGTCCTAACTCTTTGATAGGTGGTAAAATCTTTCACTTTTTCCTTCAGTAACA is from Camelina sativa cultivar DH55 chromosome 20, Cs, whole genome shotgun sequence and encodes:
- the LOC104770486 gene encoding BTB/POZ and MATH domain-containing protein 5; protein product: MSGSLIPGPNPDRVLSPTSSKSVTQTVNGSHQFVIQGYSLAKGMGVGKHIASDNFSVGGYQWGIFFYPDGKNPEDNSSYVSVFIALASEGTEVRALFELALVDQSGKGKHKVHSHFERSLDGGPYTLKYRGSMWGYKRFFRRSLLETSDFLKDDCLIINCTVGVVVSEIHCPQLHSVQVPDSELGSHFGVLLDSMEGSDVTFDISGERFQAHKLVLAARSPFFKSTFFNEFEANNSEVTINDLEPRVFKALLHFMYKDSLPEDVEPATTYTFERLKLSDIYETLIVKLLAAADKYDLNRLRLLCEAHICKGVSVKSVAKILALADRYNAKELKGVCLTFTAENLAAVLETDAYKQMKDECVTLQSELLKAVAGQEEGSNSTGGAKSQSVWAQLSDGGGDTSSRHVRQRTT